A genomic stretch from Desulfohalobium retbaense DSM 5692 includes:
- a CDS encoding TetR/AcrR family transcriptional regulator gives MGKRQQEKSQQTQHELMDAALELFRANGFQHTSIAEITDHAGYAKGNFYRHWKSKSELFLNIMAERLQYYRGQREPALEKAQSVEDVTEIVLCFLETIIDDASWYKVFLEFTVHAFDNAEVRHKLNDSEYRLSSDLFTQLFAPFISDHASARKLGALVTALFEGFLIHNALETQVLDKEDLRQAILVLTRAYLPELETAACSTSTRRTPPC, from the coding sequence ATGGGCAAACGCCAACAGGAAAAATCACAACAGACACAACACGAGTTAATGGATGCGGCCCTTGAACTCTTCCGGGCCAACGGGTTCCAGCATACCAGTATTGCCGAAATCACGGACCACGCTGGCTATGCCAAGGGCAATTTCTACCGACACTGGAAAAGCAAAAGCGAACTCTTTCTCAATATCATGGCCGAACGCCTCCAGTATTATCGGGGGCAGCGCGAACCCGCTCTGGAAAAGGCCCAAAGCGTCGAAGACGTGACCGAGATCGTCCTGTGTTTTCTGGAGACCATTATTGATGACGCAAGCTGGTATAAGGTCTTCCTGGAATTCACGGTCCACGCCTTTGACAATGCCGAGGTCCGCCACAAGCTCAACGACAGCGAATATCGGCTCTCCAGCGACCTCTTCACTCAGCTTTTTGCCCCCTTTATCAGCGACCACGCCAGCGCCCGCAAACTCGGCGCTCTGGTCACCGCCCTTTTTGAAGGCTTTTTGATCCACAACGCCCTGGAGACACAGGTCCTGGATAAAGAGGATCTGCGACAAGCCATCCTTGTTCTGACCCGCGCCTATCTCCCGGAATTGGAGACCGCGGCTTGCTCCACCTCAACCCGGAGGACACCGCCATGCTAG
- the tsaA gene encoding tRNA (N6-threonylcarbamoyladenosine(37)-N6)-methyltransferase TrmO encodes MAVTMHPIGTVRTDGAAPPRHWSVSEETGILDIAPEFARGLRDIQPGQHIVVLFHFHDSPGFTSDALVQTPPHKGVPLGVFSICSPRRPNPIGLSVLEVINVVDTHIHVKGVDMLDGTPILDIKPHITG; translated from the coding sequence ATGGCTGTGACCATGCATCCCATCGGGACCGTCCGCACCGACGGGGCGGCTCCACCGCGACACTGGAGTGTCTCCGAAGAAACCGGAATCCTTGATATCGCCCCGGAATTCGCCCGCGGCCTGCGGGATATCCAACCCGGCCAGCATATTGTGGTCCTGTTCCACTTCCACGACAGCCCCGGGTTCACCTCGGATGCCTTAGTCCAGACCCCACCGCACAAGGGAGTCCCGCTCGGAGTCTTTAGCATCTGTTCCCCCCGGCGCCCCAATCCCATCGGGCTCTCGGTCCTGGAAGTCATCAACGTGGTGGACACCCATATCCATGTCAAAGGGGTGGACATGCTCGACGGCACACCCATCCTGGATATCAAGCCGCATATTACAGGATGA
- a CDS encoding class I SAM-dependent methyltransferase, translated as MTVGEEREIVFTSPAPETVAALCRYADVAGSRVLEIGSGSGRLSGELHQVAERLVALEPGVADLRQALRGIPGLEGVCGSGEALPFVPETFDLAIFSLSLHHHPDCTAALTQAAEVVRPGGRILALEPRHEGELSQVCTVFHDEREALERARLALAAWPEGRCFSLPTEWSFAGPEALAQWVFEYYEQPYETALVDWMLARLGPRQTLRPLLVDDPLWCWVLQRR; from the coding sequence GTGACGGTTGGAGAAGAGCGAGAAATTGTGTTCACATCACCGGCACCGGAGACTGTGGCGGCGCTGTGTCGCTACGCGGATGTTGCAGGTAGTCGGGTATTGGAGATCGGCTCCGGAAGCGGGCGACTGTCCGGGGAACTGCACCAAGTGGCTGAACGACTGGTGGCCCTCGAACCGGGAGTGGCGGATTTGCGGCAGGCGCTCCGGGGAATCCCGGGGCTGGAGGGAGTTTGCGGTAGCGGTGAGGCCCTGCCGTTTGTCCCGGAAACGTTTGATCTGGCGATTTTTTCTCTGTCCTTGCACCACCATCCGGACTGCACGGCAGCTTTGACTCAGGCTGCGGAAGTCGTTCGGCCCGGGGGGCGTATTCTCGCCCTTGAACCGCGTCATGAGGGCGAACTCTCCCAGGTCTGCACTGTCTTCCATGACGAGCGTGAGGCCTTGGAACGGGCGCGACTGGCGTTGGCGGCGTGGCCAGAGGGGCGGTGCTTTTCCCTGCCGACAGAATGGTCCTTCGCTGGCCCTGAAGCGTTGGCGCAATGGGTTTTTGAGTATTACGAACAGCCTTACGAGACCGCGCTTGTGGATTGGATGCTGGCGCGGCTCGGGCCGCGCCAGACACTGCGGCCGCTGCTGGTGGACGATCCCTTGTGGTGCTGGGTGCTGCAGCGGAGGTAA
- a CDS encoding aldehyde ferredoxin oxidoreductase family protein, with the protein MPNAYQGTLLHIDLSGQEVQHLPVPQWLRETFVGGKGFGAKLLYDLLPAGTAPLDPATPLMFFPGPLTGTKAPSIRACAVTKSPLTGLFLDSYFGGEFGQEIKYAGYDGLIITGRAPQPVYLYIADTTVEIRPAASLWGQDALEANANIKRECEDPSLKIVTIGQAGEKRVPFALLSCEFNRQAGRGGAGAVMGAKNLKAVAVRGEQLVKVADPEGFTKAVAQAHTELEGSDDIQVLRQTGTASAVEFANEAGLFPANNFQDSSFAKADRLGDKGQSKHLWLGNIACLGCPIYCSKIGAIRHGKYAGTISDTVEYESAGLLGANLGISDIRAVTHLTRLCDVFGLDSMSAGGAIGFAMEAAEKGIIDAPDGIDLTFGNVEAAEYLIRGMALQENELGRLLSQGVRRAAVALGGDSEAFAQHTKGLETPAWGPRGALGTGLAFMTADRGGCHQRGLPAPIEITHDEYNGKPVDPRATEGKAAMVMEMQDFSAGTDALVKCDFATAGIAIETYAAMLSTATGVERDASFLTDLGARIWNQIRLFNLREGLDPSDDRLPKRFFRDPVPSGPQQGQHFTTEQTAAMLEEYYALRGWDASGVPTSTTLDTLSLGTLPRFVLNS; encoded by the coding sequence ATGCCTAACGCATACCAGGGAACACTCCTGCATATCGATTTGAGCGGGCAAGAGGTTCAGCACTTGCCTGTTCCGCAATGGCTGCGCGAGACCTTTGTCGGCGGCAAAGGGTTCGGAGCCAAACTCCTGTATGACCTCTTGCCCGCTGGAACCGCTCCCCTGGACCCAGCCACGCCGCTCATGTTTTTCCCGGGCCCGCTGACCGGCACCAAGGCTCCCTCCATACGGGCCTGCGCGGTGACCAAGTCCCCCCTGACCGGGCTGTTTCTGGACTCCTATTTTGGGGGGGAATTCGGGCAGGAGATCAAATACGCTGGTTACGATGGCCTGATCATCACCGGTCGGGCACCGCAGCCGGTCTATCTCTACATCGCCGATACCACAGTGGAGATCCGTCCGGCTGCCTCTTTATGGGGCCAGGATGCCCTGGAAGCCAATGCCAACATCAAACGCGAATGCGAGGATCCGAGCCTGAAAATCGTGACCATCGGCCAGGCCGGGGAAAAACGTGTCCCGTTTGCCCTGCTCAGTTGCGAATTCAACCGCCAGGCCGGGCGTGGCGGCGCTGGCGCCGTCATGGGCGCCAAAAACCTCAAGGCGGTTGCCGTGCGCGGCGAACAACTCGTCAAGGTCGCCGACCCCGAGGGATTTACAAAGGCTGTAGCCCAGGCCCACACCGAGCTTGAGGGATCCGACGATATCCAGGTCCTGCGCCAGACGGGCACGGCCAGCGCCGTGGAATTTGCCAATGAAGCCGGACTCTTTCCCGCCAACAATTTCCAGGACAGCTCTTTCGCCAAGGCCGATCGCCTCGGGGACAAAGGACAGTCCAAGCACCTCTGGCTGGGCAATATAGCCTGTCTCGGCTGTCCCATTTATTGCAGCAAGATCGGGGCCATCCGCCACGGCAAATACGCCGGGACCATTTCCGATACCGTGGAATACGAATCCGCGGGCCTGCTTGGCGCGAACCTCGGCATCAGCGACATCCGGGCCGTGACCCATCTCACCCGGCTCTGTGACGTTTTTGGACTGGACTCCATGTCCGCCGGCGGGGCGATTGGTTTTGCCATGGAAGCGGCGGAAAAAGGTATCATAGACGCGCCGGACGGTATCGACCTCACCTTTGGCAATGTCGAAGCCGCGGAATATTTGATCCGGGGCATGGCCCTGCAGGAAAACGAACTCGGTCGGCTCCTGTCCCAGGGCGTGCGCCGGGCCGCCGTTGCGCTCGGTGGCGACAGCGAAGCATTCGCGCAGCATACCAAGGGCCTGGAAACACCGGCTTGGGGGCCACGTGGCGCCCTGGGCACGGGCCTGGCCTTCATGACCGCGGATCGCGGCGGCTGCCACCAGCGGGGACTCCCCGCCCCCATCGAGATCACCCACGATGAATACAACGGGAAGCCGGTTGATCCCCGCGCCACAGAAGGCAAGGCGGCGATGGTCATGGAAATGCAGGATTTCAGCGCTGGGACCGACGCCTTGGTCAAATGCGATTTTGCAACGGCGGGGATTGCCATTGAGACCTACGCGGCCATGCTCAGCACCGCGACAGGAGTCGAACGGGACGCCTCCTTTCTCACAGACCTCGGCGCCCGGATCTGGAACCAGATCCGACTCTTCAACCTCCGGGAAGGTCTTGACCCCAGCGACGACAGACTCCCCAAACGGTTCTTCCGGGACCCCGTCCCCAGCGGACCACAGCAGGGCCAGCACTTCACCACCGAACAGACCGCGGCCATGCTCGAAGAGTATTACGCCCTGCGCGGCTGGGACGCCTCTGGAGTCCCGACCTCCACCACCCTGGATACCTTGAGTCTTGGAACCCTGCCACGGTTTGTCCTCAATTCCTGA
- a CDS encoding 4Fe-4S dicluster domain-containing protein, giving the protein MHIRANFDRCTGCRLCQFACAERACSGYNPRHSLLRIQNSTEHLYNFPIVCNHCLNAYCQNVCPARAISRDEQTGAVVIDENRCISCGLCAQYCPLGVIIRHPESDKYAKCDLCGGHPLCVQACPTGALEIAYTGGDHA; this is encoded by the coding sequence ATGCACATACGTGCCAATTTTGACCGCTGCACCGGCTGCCGCCTCTGTCAATTCGCCTGTGCCGAGCGGGCGTGTTCAGGATACAACCCGCGCCACAGCCTGTTGCGCATCCAGAACTCCACTGAGCATCTCTACAACTTCCCTATCGTCTGCAATCATTGCCTAAACGCCTATTGCCAGAATGTCTGTCCGGCCCGGGCCATCTCCCGCGACGAGCAGACCGGGGCTGTGGTCATTGACGAAAATCGGTGCATCTCCTGCGGGTTATGCGCCCAATATTGCCCCCTGGGGGTCATCATCCGGCACCCGGAAAGCGACAAATATGCAAAATGCGATCTTTGCGGCGGGCACCCCCTTTGCGTCCAGGCCTGCCCCACAGGCGCCCTTGAAATCGCGTACACGGGAGGCGACCATGCCTAA
- a CDS encoding sodium:solute symporter family protein, whose amino-acid sequence MLIKIVCMLGYITIIALLGYKGWKETQQAKDYLVAGRAMHPFIMAFSYGATFISTSAIIGFGGAAGLFGFPLLWLTFLNIFVGIFLAMLFFGKRTRRLGLTLNSMTFPELLGRRYQSGFIQGFAGAIIFLFIPVYSAAVLIGISRIIEISLHIPYNLVLILVTLILTAYVITGGLKAVMYTDAFQGCIMFIMMLILLVSTYSILGGITPAHQALTDMAPLMPAKLQKGGMLGWTQGAAFGSPLWLVIYTTIVYGVGIGVLAQPQLAVRFMTVPSDKSLNRAVLYGGVFILFMTGTAFIVGALSNAVFYQYFEKIAIAVAKGDIDKIIPVYIERIMPAWFAALFLVAMFAAAMSTLSSQYHVGGTSLGRDLFEKGLRLSRQRSITLNRAGVFLTIIATLIWAWVLPASVIARATAFFFGLCAAAFLPAYACALYWKKTTKAGAVTSMVGGFFISMFWLLFIHEKEAAAIGLCKALTGQTTLVASAEAGSWIWLLQWVDPNVVALPVSFALIITVSLTTRGYSTDHLHHCWSNFVSAQQTREWRN is encoded by the coding sequence ATGCTGATCAAAATCGTGTGCATGCTCGGCTACATCACCATCATCGCCCTGCTCGGGTACAAAGGCTGGAAGGAAACCCAACAGGCCAAAGACTACCTCGTCGCCGGCCGGGCCATGCATCCCTTTATCATGGCTTTTTCCTACGGCGCGACATTTATTTCCACTTCGGCCATCATCGGTTTCGGCGGGGCCGCTGGCCTGTTCGGCTTCCCCCTGCTCTGGCTCACCTTCCTGAATATTTTTGTCGGCATCTTTCTGGCCATGCTGTTTTTCGGTAAACGGACCCGCCGCCTCGGATTGACCCTGAACAGCATGACCTTTCCCGAACTGTTGGGACGCCGCTACCAATCCGGCTTCATCCAGGGATTCGCCGGTGCGATCATTTTCCTCTTCATTCCGGTCTACTCCGCCGCTGTCCTGATCGGAATCTCCAGGATCATCGAGATTTCTTTGCATATCCCCTACAATCTCGTTTTAATCCTGGTGACCCTGATCCTGACCGCCTACGTCATCACCGGCGGTCTGAAGGCGGTCATGTACACCGACGCGTTCCAGGGATGCATCATGTTTATCATGATGCTCATTCTTTTAGTTTCCACCTACTCCATCCTCGGCGGCATCACTCCGGCCCACCAGGCCCTGACTGACATGGCCCCGCTCATGCCCGCCAAACTCCAGAAAGGCGGCATGCTCGGTTGGACCCAGGGCGCTGCCTTTGGTTCGCCGCTGTGGTTGGTCATCTACACGACCATTGTCTACGGCGTGGGCATCGGAGTCCTGGCCCAGCCCCAATTGGCCGTGCGCTTTATGACTGTACCTTCGGACAAGAGCCTCAACCGCGCAGTACTCTATGGCGGGGTCTTCATTCTTTTCATGACCGGCACGGCCTTTATTGTCGGCGCGCTCTCAAACGCTGTATTCTACCAATATTTCGAGAAAATTGCCATTGCAGTGGCCAAAGGAGACATCGACAAGATCATTCCCGTCTACATCGAACGGATCATGCCGGCCTGGTTCGCGGCCCTGTTCCTGGTGGCCATGTTCGCCGCAGCCATGTCGACCCTGTCTTCCCAATACCATGTCGGGGGGACCTCCCTGGGACGGGACCTCTTTGAAAAAGGGCTGCGCCTGTCACGGCAACGTTCGATCACCCTCAACCGAGCCGGGGTCTTCCTGACAATCATCGCCACCCTGATTTGGGCCTGGGTCCTGCCGGCCTCGGTCATCGCCCGGGCTACGGCCTTCTTCTTCGGCCTCTGCGCTGCGGCTTTTCTGCCGGCCTATGCCTGCGCCCTGTACTGGAAGAAAACAACCAAGGCCGGCGCCGTGACCTCTATGGTTGGCGGATTTTTTATCTCCATGTTCTGGCTGTTGTTCATTCACGAAAAAGAGGCCGCAGCCATCGGTCTGTGCAAGGCGCTGACCGGGCAGACCACGCTGGTCGCTAGCGCCGAGGCGGGGAGTTGGATCTGGCTGCTGCAATGGGTCGACCCCAATGTCGTCGCATTGCCAGTCTCCTTTGCGCTCATTATCACCGTTAGCCTGACGACTCGGGGCTACAGCACAGACCACCTCCACCATTGCTGGAGCAACTTCGTCAGCGCACAACAGACCAGGGAATGGAGAAATTGA
- a CDS encoding VTT domain-containing protein codes for MSKKVVFAALGGGALCIGGVLLWALQWSGAMDFVVSQVEAVRVFLEGGIDPELFLLLMALLPVLGFPFSVFLVLAGVKFGAFGGMLATACVLPVHMSLCFALARFCVRTPLLRFLERRGYHPALMHVERPRLFLVAFLLFPGPPYILKTYILALTGLPFRYFLPLNFATESVITLPIAALGGAAAEEKWGVFSLFLFLFVVLSLVLRWWKKAREKKRD; via the coding sequence ATGTCAAAAAAAGTGGTTTTTGCGGCTCTCGGGGGAGGCGCTTTGTGCATAGGGGGCGTGCTGCTCTGGGCGCTGCAGTGGTCTGGGGCGATGGACTTTGTCGTCTCCCAGGTGGAGGCGGTCCGGGTGTTTCTCGAAGGCGGGATCGACCCGGAGCTTTTTCTCCTGCTTATGGCCCTGTTGCCTGTGCTCGGCTTCCCCTTCAGCGTTTTCCTCGTTCTGGCCGGGGTCAAGTTTGGCGCTTTCGGGGGCATGCTTGCCACAGCCTGCGTGCTTCCGGTGCATATGAGCCTGTGTTTTGCCCTGGCCCGGTTTTGCGTTCGCACCCCGTTACTCCGTTTTCTGGAGCGCCGTGGCTACCATCCGGCGTTGATGCATGTGGAGCGGCCGAGACTCTTTCTCGTGGCGTTTTTGTTGTTCCCCGGCCCCCCCTATATCCTCAAGACCTATATCCTGGCCCTGACCGGCTTGCCATTTCGCTATTTTTTACCCCTGAACTTTGCCACCGAGAGTGTGATCACCCTCCCGATTGCCGCCCTGGGGGGCGCCGCGGCCGAAGAAAAATGGGGCGTGTTCAGCCTCTTTCTCTTCCTTTTTGTGGTCTTGAGTCTGGTGTTGCGCTGGTGGAAAAAGGCTCGAGAAAAGAAAAGGGATTGA
- a CDS encoding symporter small accessory protein yields MLGLGSLGCALAFWLSIGAALLCVVYGVRNWNREHPDFVRQDHSSSR; encoded by the coding sequence ATGCTAGGACTCGGCAGTCTCGGTTGCGCCCTCGCCTTTTGGCTCAGTATCGGCGCCGCGTTGCTGTGCGTCGTCTACGGCGTACGAAATTGGAACCGCGAACACCCGGATTTCGTCCGGCAGGACCACTCGAGTTCGCGATAA
- a CDS encoding glycine zipper domain-containing protein — MSKDIIAILLAICLFGLSACASNTSKAQQGATLGALTGALIGSNVGERSWATAIVGAGAGLLLGYVVGNEMDKYDKSMVSRTLETRPSSTTNTWVNPDTGNRYAATPGAAYQGTQGQVCRPIQIESWMDGRREMVDARACRQPDGSWVLQ; from the coding sequence ATGTCCAAAGACATCATTGCCATCCTGCTTGCGATCTGCCTCTTCGGTCTGTCCGCCTGCGCCTCGAACACCAGCAAAGCCCAGCAAGGCGCAACACTTGGGGCCCTGACCGGAGCGCTCATCGGCTCCAATGTCGGCGAACGGAGTTGGGCCACGGCTATTGTGGGCGCTGGAGCTGGCCTGCTGCTCGGCTATGTGGTGGGCAATGAAATGGACAAATACGACAAATCCATGGTTTCCCGCACCCTGGAAACCCGCCCGTCGAGCACCACCAACACCTGGGTCAACCCGGATACCGGCAACCGCTACGCGGCCACCCCGGGTGCTGCCTACCAAGGCACGCAGGGGCAGGTCTGTCGCCCCATCCAGATCGAGAGCTGGATGGACGGCCGCCGTGAGATGGTCGACGCCCGAGCCTGCCGCCAACCCGACGGTTCCTGGGTCCTGCAATAG
- a CDS encoding response regulator transcription factor, whose product MVRAPESRILLVEDEESLAVGLQFNLQQEGYVVERAVDGREALTLFAAQEFDLIILDLMLPYVDGYEVAREVRAVSPQLPILMLTARTTAKDRIQGLEAGADDYLTKPFHLKELLLRVQGMLKRKQWYQDVTQQEPVVRFGENTVNFATLRAQTRKEEFQLTAREAMVLKYLIEHEGRVVSRKELLENVWQVEGTVQTRTVDAFIARLRKYFEADPKHPEFITSVREVGYQFLSGA is encoded by the coding sequence ATGGTGAGGGCGCCTGAAAGCCGTATCCTCCTTGTCGAGGATGAGGAGAGCCTGGCTGTCGGATTGCAGTTCAATCTGCAACAGGAAGGGTATGTGGTCGAGCGAGCGGTTGACGGCAGAGAGGCGTTAACCCTTTTTGCCGCACAGGAGTTCGATTTGATTATCCTGGATCTCATGCTGCCGTATGTGGACGGGTATGAGGTGGCCAGAGAGGTTCGCGCCGTCTCGCCACAACTTCCGATTTTGATGCTCACTGCGCGCACCACGGCGAAAGACCGCATTCAAGGCCTGGAGGCGGGGGCCGACGATTATTTGACAAAGCCGTTTCATCTCAAGGAATTGCTGCTGCGGGTTCAGGGGATGCTCAAACGCAAGCAGTGGTATCAGGATGTCACGCAGCAGGAACCGGTCGTCCGTTTTGGGGAGAATACGGTCAATTTTGCGACGCTGCGGGCTCAAACCCGGAAGGAAGAGTTCCAGCTTACCGCCCGGGAAGCGATGGTTCTTAAATATCTGATTGAGCACGAAGGCCGGGTGGTGTCACGCAAAGAACTTCTGGAAAACGTCTGGCAGGTCGAAGGCACGGTGCAGACCAGGACAGTGGACGCCTTTATTGCCCGCTTGCGCAAGTATTTCGAAGCCGACCCCAAGCATCCGGAGTTCATTACCAGTGTTCGCGAGGTGGGGTACCAGTTTCTTTCTGGGGCGTGA